In Salvelinus sp. IW2-2015 unplaced genomic scaffold, ASM291031v2 Un_scaffold2390, whole genome shotgun sequence, the genomic window CTACAGCCCTAGAGGGTTGGTCTATATAAATACTACAATTAACATACCCAAGTCACTGTTCTGTAACAGTGAAAACATTTGTTATCCGaggagctttaaaaaaaaaaattatatttctatttctatggtttgcTACCCCTGTTCTACAGGAAGGGCCGTCGGGCGGCCATTTTGTGTCTTGGTCTGTACCTCATGTCTCCCAGTTTCCTGCTGAGGGCAGTGCCCATGGTGGAGAGGGCAGCGGTGGTCTTCTGTCCAGCCACAGACAGGGTCTCGGAAGTCTTCTTATACCTGCAAGGGGAGAGAAGAAaataagggagggagagagatgggagtagGGGGAAGATggttgacaggagagagagaagggaatctCCTTAGAACATGACTGAAAACCAGCCTCCCTTGGTTTAGAACAGATTAAGCAGAAGTCAGCCAGCCACTAAGGAGTTAAATCACAGACAAAAGCAGCCTTTAAAAAACagggcagcccaattctgatagtGGAAACCTAATKggtcttttgaccaatcagatcagcttctTTGACAATTGGACAAACCATCAGAATTGGGCTGGCTGTGTCAACGCAGCCTTTGACTAATGAACAGCCATACAGGACAAATACAAGTCTGCAGAAACACAGAGGAAACAAGAGAAAAACAGCAAACAGCAAACAGCTTGTATCCAACACGTGACCAATGTCTCTACCAAGAACATTAAATTAAACATTAGGTTTCCTCTCAATGGTTTGATTGAAAAGGATATTAAAATGGCTTCATTGACAACCAGTAAGTTATAAGGGACAAAGACGGGGACTGTCTTGCAGTTACAAGGCCTTCTTCTACTGTATGCCTACATTACACTACCACCGACCCCGTGGGGCGAGGCGGACAAACGACCCGACCCCAGTGGGAGTTCAGTAGGGCGAGACGGACTACCAACCCCGTGTACAGTATTTTAAAAAGTTCAACACGGTGGGTGGATCAATTGCACAACGCAGCAGCCTAAAACGATCTCGAAACAAATAKGTTATTATTTTAGATCGTACTATAAATTGAAAACGTAGAGTTGAAAAACAGAAGTAAAATAAAGTCTTTACATTAAAAGAGCTAGGCCTCCATAACAAACCTCAATGTGACCAACCTAAAGCAGGAATCTTTCGACACGActgtgctgaggggaggacggctcgtaaTAATGGACGGGAMTCAAAACCATGRCAACCAYGTGTTCCATACCATTCTACACACATTCCTGCCCCAATGCCCATAATATTGTATAATAATCCCATCGTATATACAGATATCCCTCAATGTATGGCTGTTAGGCCTATACAGGGRCGGcactccacccacacagacaactgAGCAGAAGTGGCGATTGTCTCTAGCGTGGCATCAATAGTTAAGTCCCCCTGATAGCGCAAGCATCTTTTACTAGACAGCCATTCAGTACACACGTCTATAGGGTCTAAGTCCTCATCCCTTAAGATTGATTTCTATTCAGACTGACCAATACAAACAACTAAAAAAATGGTATTGATAACCGTTTGATAAGTGAACACACAGTTGGGGAAACTGTGCAGCTAGTGGACAATCAATGAATGATCGATTGTTACACGTTGTAAAGCAGGTCAGAGGGTCCCGCAGGAGATGTGATGACTAAGAAGGCCAGTACATTCAGCTAGACTAGGCCTCCAGTagaacacagaaaaaaaaacagcctCAACTTCAGTCCTCAAGTAACCAACAACTTATGTTGTTGCCTCACACaagctataataataataaataatgtagGCATGTGCAAGGCTAAGCCAAAcatgtgagagaggggggagggggggggactcCAGGGCTGCAGTTGAGGAACAGGAACCAACACAGAGAGAAGCTACCATCAAACCCACTGAAACCCCAACACcatccacaccaccaccaccagccaaaCAGAAGCATGGTCAGACAGaactccaccctctccctccaaGCAGATGGCATGAAGTCAGAAGCCCCTTTACCCCTGCTGAAAAACCaacttaaacaaatataaataaaactaaaaaatgtaaaatatatatatatattgactcACGCTTCAGATTGGGCAATGTCATCCAAAGTGGCAGACGCTGTAAGATATCTACGGACACAGTGCGACAATGAACATTTAAACAAAAATACTTTTTACATGGAAGGAAAGGGCAAGTTAGAGACTTATGAAGTTTATATGAAATTGTACTTCACACACAAATTCAAAATCTTGATTACTGGGGTCGGGACAACAGTGACAGTTTTCCCCCTCTTTTTTTKGGGGTCTTTGGAGAATTGCAGACGTGACAAATAACCAATTCCGCAGAATTTCTAGGGCTTCGAGTACCAAACGGGGTTGCACTAAACTATTCTGTGTTTAGGGATTAGAACTTCCTTAGTAACCCACATCAAAGACTATTCAGCATCAGATACAGCAGACTATTTGATATGTCATTCATTTGGCACCAACCAAACAGTCCCTGAAACAAAACATGGAATTAGTGGTATCCTGCAGATCCTGTTTGTCGGTTGCCTGAATGGAAAGGAGGATGTGGCTTGGTATCTGCTGACTAGAAAGGAAACTGGAAAGCAATACATAGCATAACATAGCTGCAGTCTTGCTAAAAATAGGCTAAATAAAACACTTAACTTTCTTCTTTATCTGTAAATACTgatacaaatcaaaatgtatttaaagccCTTTGTAAAAAAGTGCTtattcagaaacccagcctaaaaccccaaacagtgcatatttagcagcacagtggctcagaaaaactccctagaaaaggcaggaacctaggaagaaacctagagaggaaccaggatctgaggggtggccagttctcttctggctgtgccggggtggagattataaacctagagaggaaccaggatctgaggggtggccagtcctcttctggctgtgccggggtggagattataaacctagagaggaaccaggatctgaggggtggccagtcctcttctggctgtgccgggtggagattataaaagtacatggccattaaagcCAGATTGTTctccaagatgttcatagatcaccagcagggtcaaataataaatcacagtggttgtaggagggagcaacaggtcagtacctcaggagtaaaatgtcagttggcttttcaaaatGTGTCTGGTCACATTTCAATCTCACAggtgcgcaaacacacacagccaactaGCTCTCTCTCAATtggtgtttctctccctctccagtatTCCAGTCCTCACCCACACAATCCTGTTAAGAGTAAaactatttgtgtgtgtatgtatactgaaAGGACAGTGCAAGATAGCTCACAAATAAGCCACTTACCAAGCCTGTTAATATTGGCCTACAGCCACCCGGAAAATAAAATTTGCTGTAGCAACAGTGGTGGTGTGAGAAGGTTAGTTTCACTACCTTTTCACATAGATGTAGGATATAAATACTGTAGcatggaagaggggggggggaaacattaggtcccatgtcccccccccccctccgtttCCCTAGTTGTAAGCGCAACTGCCACCAAACTAATAAcagaagtgtaaaaacaaatattgGTTGTTGGTTCAGAGGATGTCACCTTAACACTGAGAAGCTTAGGGCAAGGAAGTTCCCCTGCTTTATAGTATGAAATATAGTACAACTGACAGAATGGTGAGtcatcgctagctagctagctaccgatcaaaaaaaaaaaggatcaTTTTGAGATAGGCCTACAGCTTCAGCTCCCTCATAGCTCGTTGGATAATCCTACAACGGAGTATGAAATCCTACAAGGAGTATGAAACGTTCTCTGATGTTCAGAGATCTCTAAGTACTGTCGGCAGGAAATCTCGTGTTCACACAGCAATGACCTTGGAAGTCGTCAGCCtcgtaaaaaaaaaaaccccactccaaaccagaaggtggcagtagcgtcGTTTGGGAATACATGTCCGTGCATTACTTCTGGTCTAGATTGTAGCTTATAAAAACACAGATGTAGTGGGTTCACTTCTCGGGACCactcatatgtaaaatgtatgcacgaatAAATAAGTCGCTTCCGATtaaaaagcatctgctaaaatggcgagcatatatatatatatatatataaataaaattccaatgttagctagcgtCGCTAATGTTGCCATTTTGTAGAAAGCCCTAGTTGATACTAGCaagatggccacagctagataactacctagcaagatgaCAAATAAACTAGtcactctccataatcccatactgccagtgcATAACCatatgtttagctagctagcgttagcataTTCGCTAGCTAGCATAACATAccgtgccttcataaagtatccATACCCCTcaatttattccacattttgttacagcctgaattcaaaatggattaaaatacaaatctcacccatctacacacaataccccataatgccaatgaaaacatgtttttagaaatgttagctcatttgttgaaaattaaatacagaaatgtaatttacataattattcacacccctatgtcaatacatgttagaatcacctttggcagcgattacagctgtgaggctttctgggtaaatctaagagctttccacacctggattgtacaatctTTGCCCATTATTAAtttgtcaagctctgtcaagttggttgttgattgatAGACATCCATTTTCTAGTCTTAACATAGATTTaagccaaaactgtaactcggccactcaggaacattcaatgtcatcttggtaagcaactccagtgtatattgtgttgtgttttcggttgttgtcctgctgaaaggtgaattcatctcccagtgtttgttggaaagcagacaaccaggttttcacctctgcttagctctattctgtttctttttatcctaaaaagaactccctagtccttgccaatgacaagcatacccataacatgatgcagccaccaccacgcttaaaaatatgatgagtggtactcagtgatatgtttgGGGCTAATCCAGCACAacactgtattcaggacaaaaagtttatttaaaatgtttagcCGTTTTATTTTagttccttattgcaaacaagatgcatgttttggaatattttttttattctgtacaggcttccttttcactctcatTTAGGTTATTATGTGGAAAATTAGTGTTGTTGATCCAGCATCAGTTCTATCACagcctgtaactgttttaaagtcaccattggcctcattgtgaaatcccggaacagtttccttcctctccggcaactctgttaggaaggacgcctgtatctttgtagtgactgggtgtattgatacaccatccagtgtaattaataacttcaccgtgctcaaagagatattcaatgtctgctttttttattttacccaKctaccaataggtgcccttctttgcgaggcattagaaaaccaccctggtctctgtggttgaatatgtgtttaaaattcactgctcgactgagggaccttacagatcactgtatgtgtggggtacagagaagaggtagacattcaaaaatcacattaaacactattattgcacacagagtgagtccatgcaacttattatgtgacttgttaagcacatttttactcctgaacttatttaggcttgtcataagtGGTTTAacacttactgactcaagacataaaaataaaaacaattccactaTCACGACACTGTCGACACATCACgacactgaaaaaaaaaaaagttgcaaATTAAACTACATCTTTCTGTGAAGTTAAAGCCTACTGTATTATTAAATACCTGGCCTTTATATTAAACTACATCTTTCTGTGAAGTTAGTTAAAGTCCTCTATTATTAAATACCTGGCCTTTATAAAACAGATGGAGTTTTCACACGTAACAGCCAAGAGGAAACTAACATGCTCCCTACGGACAAAGACAGGTgttaaaacataataaaatggtgagATACAGCAGCTTTGTTACTAAAGTTCtgagcagaggggggggggggcgcaaacACACTAGTTGCAGGCGACAGGAGGCGATCGATTGAGCAGTAAAACAGGAGAGACTCACAACTCTGAACCGGTAACTTTCTCATTCCACTCGCCAAGTTTCTCAGTGGTTCTGACATAGCTAGAAAACAGAGACTGGGGTTAGAGATGTACAGCTCAGCGGTGTGTCCCGCTGTTAGCTGTCCGTCTGTCGCCTGATTCATTCTATAGGGTAGATTCAGATATTTTCTATTCAACCATGTCATTTCCAGAACGGTTCCAGAAAGATAACCAGGCTAGCACAGCCGTACAGTAAGAGTCAAGCATTTGTAAGAGGCTTAGGTTGATATGATATCTGAGAAGGGAACAATCCAGTAGCTAATACCACAGACAGAATAATGAGCCAgatgtttcaccggatgtatCAAATGTGAAGTATCCAATcggtgtttccactcactaccaaatatggtgacgagaggaagcccagtggccggcagtgggagaagatggatttgggacgacattctgctaattttcctcatcgattaaacattggATCGCAATACAGTTTTCACTTCTCAAAACTAAAATCTggtatgaacagagtggactaagttctgtacattttttacatttacattttagtcatttagcaaacgctcttatccagagcgacttacagtagagtgcatacatttttacatactgagacaaggatatccctaccggccaagagcagacgctcttatccagagcgacttacagtagagtgcatacatttattacattatttttatttgttattatttttattttttattttttttacatactgagacaaggatatccctaccggccaaaccctccctaccggccaaaccctccctaacccggacgacgctatgccaattgtgcgtcgccccacggatctcccggttgcggccggctgcgacagagcctgggcgcgaacccagcccagcctgggcgcgaacccagagactctggtggcgcagctagcactgcgatgcagtgccctagaccactgcgccacctgtaGACTTGAACCTTTTCCAAAgtattaaaatgttttgttgtttacgAGCGCACGGGCGAATTGAGTTACTGCACACGtgcacttcagagtaggcgttccctaaaggaaatatatatacaaatacaacgCGTCAAAAGGATCTCGGtagctcatgcttggctctgcccactagGACTAATTTTCTCCCATTGAAAAACAACCGGTTGTGGTTTTATCTTCRGTCATTAAAATCCAGTTACAATGACTCATACTGAAACTTTAAAACATTAAAAGATGTTTCACCCTTCTATTTTGCCTTGGTAAAAAAACACAAAGGATTTGAACATGWttttttttttttaaaggatctTCTACTTACGCATTAGAGGTCTGGACATCCTGCCACCCCTTGGTGAGATTCTGTTTGAGCTCGTTGAGCGGGCTCAGCCCCAGCTTCCTCTTCAGATCAGCAGAATGTTTCTCTTTGGCCAGGAGCACCTGTCTCAGGGTGCTGATCTCCTCCTCCACCTGACAGCAACACAcaggagaggtcagaggtcaattcCAGGCCCCTTTCCACCAATGTCTGACATGTGTGGTTAACTGAAGAGACAGTCTTCTTTGGGTGAATTAGTCTCAAAGCATGCAAACTACattgaaccaaaatataaaatgcaaMMatttaagattttactgagttacagttcacataaggacaTCRgtcaattgaaataaattaagccctaatctatggatttcacatgaataKAAACAGatatatgttggtcacagatacctttaaaaaaaaaagtaggggtgtgggtcagaaccagtcagtatctggtgttgccaccatttgcctcatgcagcgcgacacatctccttcgcatagagttgatcaggctgttgattgtggcctgtggaatgttgtcccattcctcttcaatggctgtgtgaagttgctggatattggcgggaactggaacacgctgtcctaCACGactatccagagcatcccaaacatgcttaatgggtgacatgtctggtgagtatgcaggccatggaagaactgggacattttcagcttccaggaattgtgtgcagatccttgtgacatggggctgtgcattatcatgttgaaacatgaggtgatgacggcagatgaatggcatgacaatgggcctcaggatctcttcccggtatctctgtgcattcaaattgccattgataaaatgcaattttgttcattgtccgtagcttatgcctgcccataccataaccccaccatggggcactctgttcacaacattgacatcagcaaactgctcacccacacgatgccatacttGTTTTGCCccctatgactcatttgttcccattgaaaaggacaggctgtggtctatcttagttataaaaaaatattttgtgcacctgtgtaatgatcatgctgtttaaatcagcttcttgatatgccacttcctgtcaggtggatggattatcttggtaaaggagaaatgctcactaacagggatgtaaacaaatgtgtgcacaacattttaaggggggaaaaaaacacctttttgtgcatatggaacatttctgagatcttttatttcagctcatgaaaccaacactttacatgttgcgtttatatttttgttcagtgtcccCATTGTCTGACACAGAGTTCCTCAAATATTTGTCGAATGAATTATTAGTAAACCAAACTCTAGGGACAACAGGACCTACATTGGTGAGCTCAGACCAACAGAAAggacgacagagacagacggaTGAAGACACAGGACCCTAGCTTGGCTAGTTGAGAGTGgagctcctctgcctcctccgtGAGCCCTGGGGGCAGCGTGTGGATGGCTGCTACGCCCTTGGCtacctctaaccttaaccccaacagACAGGACAACAGGGCCTACCTTGGTTAGCTCAGAGTAGAGCTCCTCGGCCTCTTCCTCTGTGAGCCCTGGGGGCAGCGTGTTGACGGCTGCCACTCCCATGGCTCCCCCCTCCACGGAGACACCCGTCAGGGAGTCTACTCCTCCTGCGGGGCCCAGGCCCTTGTTGGGGGAGTTCAGGTTGATGTCTggttcaagagagagagagtgggggcacGCTGAGATGAGAGTAGAAGGCCTTGAATTGAAGTGTTAATGTCATCAACAGTAAGAGAACCAGACGTCTATCTTCACCCACTGTCTTTAGTCACACTAACAAGGTTTCCATGGTGACAGAAGTTCATATGAatattctaaaaaaatatataaaaaaatatgcacattttcccaccagagatgtttcaatCAATTTGACTTGTTGCAGATCAAAGGATGTGCGTTGATGAcaaagtgcacataaaaataacttgtgcggttgaataaaataaacaaaagtcaAATGAGTTTATCGCATTGTCACAACCgatgttgcgttatatagcgaatgtgcccactctagTCTTGGCACGTTGGCTCTAGTCAACAGCTCGCAgagtattataatattttttttaactaggcaagtcagttaagaataaatccttttttacaatgacggcctacccccggccaaacccagacaacgctgggccaaattgtgcgccgccctatgggactcccaatcacggccggatgtgatacagcctggatttgaaccagggactgtagtg contains:
- the LOC112073845 gene encoding tumor protein D54 isoform X1, whose protein sequence is MDPVGQDINLNSPNKGLGPAGGVDSLTGVSVEGGAMGVAAVNTLPPGLTEEEAEELYSELTKVEEEISTLRQVLLAKEKHSADLKRKLGLSPLNELKQNLTKGWQDVQTSNAYVRTTEKLGEWNEKVTGSELYLTASATLDDIAQSEAYKKTSETLSVAGQKTTAALSTMGTALSRKLGDMRALPFSNSFGSNYSIRQSISMPTMRNSPTFKSFEDKVGNIKLG
- the LOC112073845 gene encoding tumor protein D54 isoform X11, with product MDPVGQDINLNSPNKGLGPAGGVDSLTGVSVEGGAMGVAAVNTLPPGLTEEEAEELYSELTKVEEEISTLRQVLLAKEKHSADLKRKLGLSPLNELKQNLTKGWQDVQTSNAYVRTTEKLGEWNEKVTGSELYKKTSETLSVAGQKTTAALSTMGTALSRKLGDMRNSPTFKSFEDKVGNIKLG
- the LOC112073845 gene encoding tumor protein D54 isoform X5, translated to MDPVGQDINLNSPNKGLGPAGGVDSLTGVSVEGGAMGVAAVNTLPPGLTEEEAEELYSELTKVEEEISTLRQVLLAKEKHSADLKRKLGLSPLNELKQNLTKGWQDVQTSNAYVRTTEKLGEWNEKVTGSELYKKTSETLSVAGQKTTAALSTMGTALSRKLGDMRALPFSNSFGNYSIRQSISMPTMRNSPTFKSFEDKVGNIKLG
- the LOC112073845 gene encoding tumor protein D54 isoform X9, translated to MDPVGQDINLNSPNKGLGPAGGVDSLTGVSVEGGAMGVAAVNTLPPGLTEEEAEELYSELTKVEEEISTLRQVLLAKEKHSADLKRKLGLSPLNELKQNLTKGWQDVQTSNAYKKTSETLSVAGQKTTAALSTMGTALSRKLGDMRALPFSNSFGSNYSIRQSISMPTMRNSPTFKSFEDKVGNIKLG
- the LOC112073845 gene encoding tumor protein D54 isoform X12 translates to MDPVGQDINLNSPNKGLGPAGGVDSLTGVSVEGGAMGVAAVNTLPPGLTEEEAEELYSELTKVEEEISTLRQVLLAKEKHSADLKRKLGLSPLNELKQNLTKGWQDVQTSNAYLTASATLDDIAQSEAYKKTSETLSVAGQKTTAALSTMGTALSRKLGDMRNSPTFKSFEDKVGNIKLG
- the LOC112073845 gene encoding tumor protein D54 isoform X4 gives rise to the protein MDPVGQDINLNSPNKGLGPAGGVDSLTGVSVEGGAMGVAAVNTLPPGLTEEEAEELYSELTKVEEEISTLRQVLLAKEKHSADLKRKLGLSPLNELKQNLTKGWQDVQTSNAYVRTTEKLGEWNEKVTGSELYKKTSETLSVAGQKTTAALSTMGTALSRKLGDMRALPFSNSFGSNYSIRQSISMPTMRNSPTFKSFEDKVGNIKLG
- the LOC112073845 gene encoding tumor protein D54 isoform X8, translating into MDPVGQDINLNSPNKGLGPAGGVDSLTGVSVEGGAMGVAAVNTLPPGLTEEEAEELYSELTKVEEEISTLRQVLLAKEKHSADLKRKLGLSPLNELKQNLTKGWQDVQTSNAYVRTTEKLGEWNEKVTGSELYLTASATLDDIAQSEAYKKTSETLSVAGQKTTAALSTMGTALSRKLGDMRNSPTFKSFEDKVGNIKLG
- the LOC112073845 gene encoding tumor protein D54 isoform X2; the encoded protein is MDPVGQDINLNSPNKGLGPAGGVDSLTGVSVEGGAMGVAAVNTLPPGLTEEEAEELYSELTKVEEEISTLRQVLLAKEKHSADLKRKLGLSPLNELKQNLTKGWQDVQTSNAYVRTTEKLGEWNEKVTGSELYLTASATLDDIAQSEAYKKTSETLSVAGQKTTAALSTMGTALSRKLGDMRALPFSNSFGNYSIRQSISMPTMRNSPTFKSFEDKVGNIKLG
- the LOC112073845 gene encoding tumor protein D54 isoform X13, producing the protein MDPVGQDINLNSPNKGLGPAGGVDSLTGVSVEGGAMGVAAVNTLPPGLTEEEAEELYSELTKVEEEISTLRQVLLAKEKHSADLKRKLGLSPLNELKQNLTKGWQDVQTSNAYKKTSETLSVAGQKTTAALSTMGTALSRKLGDMSSNYSIRQSISMPTMRNSPTFKSFEDKVGNIKLG
- the LOC112073845 gene encoding tumor protein D54 isoform X10, which codes for MDPVGQDINLNSPNKGLGPAGGVDSLTGVSVEGGAMGVAAVNTLPPGLTEEEAEELYSELTKVEEEISTLRQVLLAKEKHSADLKRKLGLSPLNELKQNLTKGWQDVQTSNAYKKTSETLSVAGQKTTAALSTMGTALSRKLGDMRALPFSNSFGNYSIRQSISMPTMRNSPTFKSFEDKVGNIKLG
- the LOC112073845 gene encoding tumor protein D54 isoform X7, translating into MDPVGQDINLNSPNKGLGPAGGVDSLTGVSVEGGAMGVAAVNTLPPGLTEEEAEELYSELTKVEEEISTLRQVLLAKEKHSADLKRKLGLSPLNELKQNLTKGWQDVQTSNAYLTASATLDDIAQSEAYKKTSETLSVAGQKTTAALSTMGTALSRKLGDMRALPFSNSFGNYSIRQSISMPTMRNSPTFKSFEDKVGNIKLG
- the LOC112073845 gene encoding tumor protein D54 isoform X6, giving the protein MDPVGQDINLNSPNKGLGPAGGVDSLTGVSVEGGAMGVAAVNTLPPGLTEEEAEELYSELTKVEEEISTLRQVLLAKEKHSADLKRKLGLSPLNELKQNLTKGWQDVQTSNAYLTASATLDDIAQSEAYKKTSETLSVAGQKTTAALSTMGTALSRKLGDMRALPFSNSFGSNYSIRQSISMPTMRNSPTFKSFEDKVGNIKLG
- the LOC112073845 gene encoding tumor protein D54 isoform X14, coding for MDPVGQDINLNSPNKGLGPAGGVDSLTGVSVEGGAMGVAAVNTLPPGLTEEEAEELYSELTKVEEEISTLRQVLLAKEKHSADLKRKLGLSPLNELKQNLTKGWQDVQTSNAYKKTSETLSVAGQKTTAALSTMGTALSRKLGDMRNSPTFKSFEDKVGNIKLG
- the LOC112073845 gene encoding tumor protein D54 isoform X3, producing MDPVGQDINLNSPNKGLGPAGGVDSLTGVSVEGGAMGVAAVNTLPPGLTEEEAEELYSELTKVEEEISTLRQVLLAKEKHSADLKRKLGLSPLNELKQNLTKGWQDVQTSNAYVRTTEKLGEWNEKVTGSELYLTASATLDDIAQSEAYKKTSETLSVAGQKTTAALSTMGTALSRKLGDMSSNYSIRQSISMPTMRNSPTFKSFEDKVGNIKLG